The following proteins are co-located in the Sporosarcina pasteurii genome:
- a CDS encoding VOC family protein: MTISKENIEEQALLKELEKYTTSIAHLGHVEIGVTNLEKSTWFFTEVMGLYISDQEDDRVYLRAWQDFDHHTLVLKQSDTSGVKQVGWRVATEQALKGFEKQLTDMNIDFNWVEAGQKKAIGDSIQFKSPAGLPVELYWEKELYVNNDPAIASKMPSHPSKYTGKGVAPRRFDHVNFMVNDVEKEQQWWSDFLGIHHRYYVKNEEDVRIGSWLSRTNIAHEIALMRNANQDGALFHHLAYYLDSPDELIRACNLMAENDIKIEWGPGKHGTSGAQFIYVIEPSGNRVEIWTGGLLIFAPDWEPIKWSPEVGLLGLDLWGSVAPESYFTYGTKLL; the protein is encoded by the coding sequence ATGACTATCTCAAAAGAAAACATTGAAGAACAAGCACTGTTAAAAGAACTTGAAAAGTACACAACAAGTATCGCACACCTTGGACACGTTGAAATTGGTGTAACTAACTTAGAAAAATCAACTTGGTTTTTCACAGAAGTAATGGGGCTTTATATTTCAGATCAAGAAGATGACCGCGTCTACTTAAGGGCTTGGCAGGATTTTGATCACCATACACTTGTACTGAAGCAATCTGACACATCTGGTGTGAAACAAGTTGGTTGGCGTGTTGCTACGGAACAAGCATTAAAAGGCTTTGAAAAGCAATTAACAGATATGAACATTGACTTTAACTGGGTGGAAGCAGGTCAGAAAAAAGCAATAGGCGACTCAATTCAATTTAAATCGCCAGCAGGATTGCCAGTTGAACTATATTGGGAGAAAGAATTATATGTGAACAATGATCCAGCAATTGCATCAAAAATGCCAAGTCACCCAAGTAAGTATACGGGTAAAGGGGTCGCACCACGTCGTTTTGACCACGTAAACTTCATGGTGAATGATGTTGAAAAAGAACAACAATGGTGGAGTGACTTTTTAGGGATCCACCACCGCTACTATGTTAAAAACGAAGAGGATGTCCGTATTGGTTCTTGGTTAAGCCGTACGAACATTGCCCACGAAATTGCATTAATGCGTAATGCAAACCAGGACGGAGCACTTTTCCACCACTTAGCTTACTACTTAGATTCGCCGGATGAGCTAATTAGAGCTTGTAACTTAATGGCTGAAAATGATATTAAGATCGAGTGGGGACCGGGTAAACATGGTACAAGCGGTGCACAGTTCATTTACGTCATCGAGCCTTCTGGTAACCGTGTTGAAATTTGGACTGGTGGACTATTAATCTTCGCACCAGATTGGGAGCCGATTAAGTGGAGTCCAGAAGTTGGTTTACTAGGTCTTGACCTATGGGGTAGTGTCGCACCAGAAAGTTACTTTACGTACGGCACTAAATTGCTGTAA
- a CDS encoding amidohydrolase family protein has translation MSEKILRVDFHTHIISEDFPDLAAKYGDERFPVLDRTCDCGAEIMIKGKSFRKITDQAWDIKKRLEDMDKEGIDIQVLSPIPVTLSYWAEPEAGLELSKSQNDFIASIVKECPERFIGLGTVPLQDVELAILEMDRAIHELGLKGLQIGSNVNGLNLDDPSLESFFAAAEKWNIPLFVHPWATLGGERMPRHNFMYMVGMPSETALAAGSIIMSGLLDKYPSLKICFAHGGGALPYLLPRMDKGWEVWPEIRKTEHPPSHYAKKLYYDSLVYDPVNLQYMIDRFGPEQIIAGSDYPFLLREAPSGKVVDNLMTLSEEEARLIHGENALKFLGLREMATSK, from the coding sequence ATGTCAGAAAAAATATTGCGTGTTGATTTTCATACGCATATCATTTCAGAAGATTTTCCGGATCTTGCTGCCAAATACGGAGACGAACGCTTTCCAGTTTTAGACCGGACATGCGATTGCGGTGCGGAAATTATGATTAAAGGAAAGTCTTTCCGGAAAATAACAGACCAGGCTTGGGATATAAAAAAACGCCTTGAAGACATGGATAAGGAAGGTATCGATATTCAAGTCTTATCGCCGATTCCGGTGACATTATCTTATTGGGCCGAGCCGGAAGCAGGATTGGAGCTTTCAAAGTCGCAAAATGATTTTATTGCTTCAATTGTGAAAGAGTGTCCAGAGCGATTTATCGGGTTAGGGACGGTTCCTTTGCAAGATGTGGAACTTGCTATTCTTGAAATGGACCGTGCGATTCATGAATTAGGTTTGAAAGGCCTTCAAATTGGCTCCAACGTAAATGGCCTAAACTTGGATGATCCTTCTTTAGAATCTTTTTTCGCAGCAGCGGAAAAGTGGAATATACCGCTTTTCGTACATCCATGGGCCACATTGGGTGGGGAAAGAATGCCAAGACATAACTTTATGTATATGGTTGGGATGCCGTCAGAAACTGCACTTGCAGCGGGCAGTATCATTATGAGTGGATTACTTGATAAGTATCCGTCGCTTAAAATATGTTTTGCACACGGCGGAGGTGCTTTGCCGTATTTATTGCCAAGAATGGATAAAGGTTGGGAAGTTTGGCCTGAGATTAGAAAGACTGAACATCCACCAAGCCATTATGCGAAAAAACTTTATTATGATTCTCTTGTCTATGATCCGGTGAATCTTCAATATATGATTGATCGTTTTGGACCTGAGCAGATCATTGCTGGTTCGGACTATCCGTTTTTATTACGCGAAGCGCCTTCTGGTAAGGTAGTTGATAATTTAATGACATTGTCTGAAGAAGAAGCACGTTTAATACATGGTGAAAATGCATTGAAATTTTTAGGATTGCGTGAAATGGCTACCTCTAAGTGA
- a CDS encoding aromatic acid/H+ symport family MFS transporter, with translation MNSIHVARTVDESKFNRFHGLLVFWCAFIIVFDGYDLIVYGSVVSTLMEEWSLTSVQAGTIGSYALIGMMFGAFIFAPLADRFGRKHIIIFCVVLFSLFTGLIAFSNGPTEFGIYRFIAGLGLGGAFPVTVALVTEYAPKVMRNRLVTLMLCGYGIGGILASGLAIYLIPAAGWKAMFLVGAIPLLAVPFLYRHLPESLGFLMAQKKEKEIGQVLARINPSYRPSDEDVYDISIPSKKGIPVTKLFESGRTISTLLFWFNFFLCLLITYGLGTWLPKLMSEAGYAFGSSLMFLLVLNLGGIIGSLTGGWWADHWSTKNVLTLFFTLNAISLTVMGLQPNVVILYILVAIAGATSIGSQIILYSFASQFYPTEVRSTGVGWSSGVGRIGGIIGPVVGGALLALNLPFQQNFMLLAVPGVLAAIAVAFIREKGHAKQRASVKPNLVKATSNLIDK, from the coding sequence TTGAATTCGATTCATGTTGCCCGCACGGTTGACGAATCAAAATTTAACCGCTTTCACGGATTATTAGTATTTTGGTGTGCATTCATCATAGTTTTTGATGGATATGATTTAATCGTTTATGGATCAGTTGTTTCTACATTAATGGAAGAATGGTCCTTAACATCAGTACAAGCAGGTACGATAGGAAGCTATGCGTTAATAGGTATGATGTTTGGCGCTTTTATATTTGCGCCCCTCGCCGATCGATTTGGCCGGAAACATATCATTATTTTCTGTGTAGTTCTTTTTAGTTTATTTACAGGTTTAATCGCATTTTCGAATGGACCTACTGAGTTTGGCATATATCGCTTCATTGCCGGTCTCGGTTTAGGCGGGGCATTTCCAGTTACAGTGGCATTGGTAACCGAATACGCACCCAAAGTGATGAGAAATCGATTAGTGACGCTTATGTTATGTGGATATGGAATTGGCGGGATTTTAGCATCGGGATTAGCCATTTATTTAATTCCTGCCGCAGGTTGGAAAGCGATGTTTTTAGTCGGTGCAATTCCATTATTAGCTGTTCCTTTTCTTTACAGACATCTTCCCGAATCACTTGGGTTTCTAATGGCTCAAAAGAAGGAGAAAGAAATCGGTCAAGTACTGGCAAGAATTAATCCTTCCTATCGCCCAAGTGATGAGGATGTATATGATATTTCCATACCTTCTAAAAAAGGAATACCTGTCACAAAGTTATTTGAAAGTGGACGAACGATTAGTACTTTATTGTTCTGGTTCAATTTTTTCTTATGTTTATTAATTACTTACGGTTTAGGTACGTGGTTGCCCAAGTTAATGTCTGAAGCTGGGTATGCCTTTGGGTCAAGTTTGATGTTTCTCTTAGTGCTTAACCTAGGTGGAATTATAGGTTCACTTACTGGTGGTTGGTGGGCAGACCATTGGAGTACGAAAAACGTGTTAACTCTATTTTTCACCTTAAATGCTATATCTCTAACCGTGATGGGCCTGCAACCAAATGTTGTAATACTTTATATTTTGGTTGCAATTGCAGGTGCAACATCTATTGGATCACAAATTATTTTATATTCTTTTGCCTCTCAATTTTATCCAACTGAAGTTCGTTCTACGGGAGTAGGATGGTCATCAGGGGTAGGAAGAATTGGCGGTATTATCGGTCCAGTAGTGGGCGGGGCGCTGTTGGCGCTTAACCTGCCGTTCCAACAAAATTTTATGCTTTTAGCTGTGCCGGGTGTACTTGCAGCTATTGCTGTTGCCTTTATTCGGGAAAAGGGTCATGCTAAGCAACGAGCTTCAGTTAAACCGAATTTAGTAAAGGCTACTAGCAACTTAATAGATAAATAA
- a CDS encoding TRAP transporter substrate-binding protein — protein sequence MQKIKAYLIVTVMMLLLLSACSPDDLTKAESSGDGKTYNFKMTHVTQNTHIWQGFAEFLAKELDERSDGRMNLEIYPGGQLGPEPDIVQQLENGSIDFALLTVPYLSSRIPELDAWNMPFLFDSLEDALEAQDSDSAQEMLDLLSEQGLNGMGYMHTGLHHLVLKNDEIQTASDVKGKKLRFTGGPSVLDYWEGLGASPIAMGLTEVYSALQTGVIEGTSIDSNALLSEKYYEISDNYVLTGHMAFGGIFTSSKLNYENIPEEDQKIVNEAVNAAIEWGKVEHLKRESENLIELEEYLPVLELEDKESFITEAEKIYEKYSSDNELIKRFIKENNKK from the coding sequence ATGCAAAAAATAAAAGCTTATCTCATCGTTACAGTGATGATGTTACTGCTACTTTCCGCTTGTTCTCCAGATGACTTAACGAAAGCAGAAAGCTCTGGAGACGGCAAAACCTATAATTTTAAAATGACACATGTCACACAAAACACGCATATTTGGCAGGGGTTTGCAGAGTTCCTTGCTAAAGAGTTAGATGAGCGATCAGACGGCCGCATGAATTTGGAAATATATCCTGGGGGACAATTGGGGCCGGAACCTGATATTGTTCAGCAGCTAGAAAATGGATCGATAGACTTTGCGCTACTTACAGTTCCGTATTTAAGCTCTCGAATTCCAGAGTTAGATGCATGGAATATGCCATTTCTATTTGATAGTCTTGAGGATGCATTAGAAGCGCAGGACTCAGATTCTGCCCAGGAAATGTTGGATTTGTTAAGTGAACAAGGATTAAATGGTATGGGATATATGCATACAGGACTACACCATTTGGTTTTAAAAAATGATGAAATCCAAACTGCAAGTGATGTCAAAGGCAAAAAACTTCGATTCACTGGAGGACCTTCTGTACTTGATTATTGGGAAGGTCTAGGGGCTAGTCCAATTGCAATGGGATTAACAGAAGTCTATTCTGCCCTCCAAACCGGAGTTATCGAAGGAACTTCAATTGACAGTAATGCATTATTATCTGAAAAGTATTATGAAATTTCGGATAACTATGTGTTAACGGGTCATATGGCTTTCGGAGGAATATTTACTTCAAGTAAACTAAATTACGAAAACATTCCTGAAGAAGATCAAAAGATCGTAAATGAAGCTGTTAATGCTGCAATTGAGTGGGGTAAAGTTGAACATCTAAAAAGGGAAAGTGAGAATCTTATAGAATTGGAAGAATATTTACCGGTTTTAGAGTTGGAAGATAAGGAAAGTTTTATAACTGAAGCAGAAAAAATATATGAAAAGTATTCTTCCGACAATGAATTAATTAAACGTTTTATCAAGGAAAATAATAAAAAATAA